In Archangium violaceum, the following are encoded in one genomic region:
- a CDS encoding Gfo/Idh/MocA family protein, which translates to MRIAIVGTGYVADYYLKTLSNHPRLQLVGVMDRDGARAERFARFHHVPRVYRTYEELLADERVECVVNLTNPGSHYTLTKAALEAGKHVYSEKPLAMEMPLAEELVALAESRGLQLASAPCNLLSETAQTLWKALREERIGQVRLVYAELDDGPIHLMKPERWRSDSGNPWPLKDEYEVGCTLAHAGYYITWMVAFFGPAVRVTSFSTVLTPDKGQEVERQTPDFSVACIEFASGTVARLTHSIYAPYDHGLRIIGDRGILSTEECWLYGSPVYLRRRDALGLKAEKNPLKAKLLGLGPEKLPLVPGPGQPRAARKANVMDVSRGIAEVAEAVDQGRPCRLSPRFALHVNEVTLAIQHPVEPGTPRKMTTTCGPIAPMPWAL; encoded by the coding sequence ATGCGTATCGCCATCGTCGGCACGGGCTACGTCGCCGACTACTACCTGAAGACGTTGTCCAATCACCCACGCTTGCAACTGGTGGGCGTCATGGACCGGGATGGAGCCCGTGCCGAGCGCTTCGCACGCTTCCACCACGTGCCCCGGGTGTACCGCACCTACGAGGAGCTCCTCGCGGATGAGCGCGTGGAGTGCGTGGTGAACCTCACCAACCCGGGCAGCCACTACACGCTGACGAAGGCGGCCCTGGAGGCCGGCAAGCACGTCTACTCGGAGAAGCCGCTGGCCATGGAGATGCCGCTGGCCGAGGAGCTGGTGGCGCTCGCCGAGTCGCGGGGGCTCCAGCTCGCGAGCGCGCCGTGCAACCTGCTCAGTGAGACGGCGCAGACGCTGTGGAAGGCACTGCGCGAGGAGCGCATCGGCCAGGTGCGGCTGGTGTACGCGGAGCTGGACGACGGGCCCATCCACCTGATGAAGCCCGAGCGGTGGCGCAGCGACTCGGGCAACCCGTGGCCGTTGAAGGACGAGTACGAGGTCGGCTGCACGCTGGCGCACGCGGGCTACTACATCACCTGGATGGTGGCCTTCTTCGGCCCGGCCGTGCGCGTCACGTCCTTCTCCACCGTGCTCACGCCGGACAAGGGCCAGGAGGTGGAGCGGCAGACACCGGACTTCAGCGTGGCCTGTATCGAGTTCGCGTCCGGCACGGTGGCGAGGCTCACGCACAGCATCTACGCGCCCTATGACCACGGGCTGCGAATCATCGGAGACAGGGGCATTCTGAGCACGGAGGAGTGCTGGCTCTACGGCTCGCCGGTGTACCTGCGGAGGCGCGACGCGCTCGGGTTGAAGGCGGAGAAGAACCCGCTGAAGGCGAAGCTGCTGGGGCTGGGCCCCGAGAAACTGCCCCTGGTGCCCGGTCCTGGCCAGCCCCGCGCGGCGAGGAAGGCCAACGTCATGGATGTGTCGCGAGGCATCGCCGAGGTGGCCGAGGCCGTGGATCAGGGGCGCCCGTGCCGGCTGTCCCCGCGGTTCGCGCTGCACGTGAACGAGGTCACCCTCGCCATCCAGCACCCGGTGGAGCCCGGTACCCCGAGGAAGATGACGACGACCTGCGGCCCCATCGCGCCGATGCCGTGGGCGCTGTAG
- a CDS encoding Gfo/Idh/MocA family protein, translating into MRNTIRWGILGTGWIAGLFARGLRELPDARLVAVGSRSRQSADAFAREHGATRAHASYEELVRDAEVDVVYVATTNNAHRDNCLLALEHGKPVLCEKPFTLDAAEASAVVEAARARGLFCMEGMWMHCVPVMRELESLVRAGAIGDVRMLTAQLGFPVEFDARHRLFDLALGGGALLDLGVYPLALALRLMGSPTRISSQAVLGKTGVDEQCTILLEFPEGRQAAITTSIRNRTPNDATLMGTDGMIHLHEPIYRPETLSLVRAARQGGARTASRVRGYAERLGLERLAQHPRVRDVRELLQLARTQRVTRRVLGNGYAHEALEVMRCLREGLKESPLMPLDESLELMRTVDAIRREWARQGRE; encoded by the coding sequence ATGCGGAACACCATTCGCTGGGGCATCCTCGGAACGGGTTGGATCGCGGGGCTCTTCGCGCGCGGGCTGCGGGAGCTTCCCGACGCCCGGCTGGTCGCGGTGGGCTCGCGCTCGCGCCAGAGCGCCGACGCCTTCGCCCGCGAGCACGGGGCCACGCGCGCCCATGCCTCCTACGAGGAGTTGGTGCGCGACGCCGAGGTGGACGTCGTCTACGTGGCCACGACCAACAACGCGCACCGGGACAACTGCCTGCTGGCGCTCGAGCACGGCAAGCCCGTGCTGTGCGAGAAGCCCTTCACCCTGGACGCCGCCGAGGCCTCCGCCGTCGTCGAGGCGGCCCGGGCGCGAGGGCTGTTCTGCATGGAGGGCATGTGGATGCACTGCGTGCCCGTGATGCGCGAGTTGGAGTCGCTGGTGCGCGCGGGGGCCATCGGTGACGTGCGCATGCTCACCGCGCAGCTCGGCTTCCCCGTGGAGTTCGACGCACGGCACCGCCTCTTCGATCTGGCGCTCGGCGGCGGCGCGCTGCTGGACCTGGGCGTCTACCCGCTGGCCCTCGCGTTGCGGCTGATGGGCAGTCCCACGCGCATCTCCAGCCAGGCGGTGCTCGGGAAGACGGGGGTGGACGAGCAATGCACCATCCTCCTCGAGTTTCCCGAGGGTCGGCAGGCGGCGATCACCACCAGCATCCGCAACCGCACGCCCAACGACGCGACCCTGATGGGCACGGACGGGATGATCCACCTCCACGAGCCCATCTACCGTCCGGAGACACTGTCGCTGGTGCGCGCGGCCCGGCAGGGCGGTGCGCGCACGGCCTCACGGGTGCGAGGATACGCGGAGCGGCTCGGACTGGAGCGACTCGCGCAGCACCCGCGGGTGCGCGACGTGCGCGAGCTCCTCCAGCTCGCGAGGACCCAGCGGGTGACGCGCCGGGTGCTCGGCAACGGCTACGCGCACGAGGCCCTCGAGGTCATGCGCTGCCTGCGAGAGGGGCTGAAGGAGAGCCCGCTGATGCCGCTCGACGAGTCCTTGGAACTGATGAGAACGGTGGATGCCATCCGCCGTGAATGGGCGCGCCAGGGCCGGGAGTAG
- a CDS encoding sterol desaturase family protein, protein MADLPSFDPTQLATPAFILLMVIESVWLARHREEGLVGYAVKDTAASLTMGTVYSLIYMLWKGVEYAFYLALYELSPFKLGTGVLTWVALFFAEDLCYYWFHRVHHESRFFWASHVVHHSSQHYNLSTALRQTWTPMTGLLFWAPLALLGFHPALILTQHALSLLYQFWIHTESIGRMGPLEWVLNTPSHHRVHHGSNPRYLDRNYAGILIIWDRLFGTFQPEDERPVYGLTKNIQTYNPVRIAFHEYAAIVRDVLRPNPLRVRLGLVFRNPAWKPPEASVATAGDGAILRAEEGGRQLPSHPGA, encoded by the coding sequence ATGGCTGACCTTCCTTCCTTCGATCCCACCCAGCTCGCCACTCCGGCGTTCATCCTCTTGATGGTCATCGAGAGCGTCTGGCTCGCACGCCACCGCGAGGAAGGTCTCGTGGGCTACGCCGTCAAGGACACCGCGGCCAGCCTCACCATGGGCACCGTCTACTCCCTCATCTACATGCTCTGGAAAGGCGTCGAGTACGCCTTCTACCTCGCCCTCTACGAGCTCTCCCCCTTCAAGCTCGGCACCGGCGTGCTCACCTGGGTGGCGCTCTTCTTCGCCGAGGACCTCTGCTACTACTGGTTCCACCGCGTCCATCACGAGTCCCGCTTCTTCTGGGCCTCGCACGTGGTGCACCACTCCAGCCAGCACTACAACCTCTCCACCGCCCTGCGGCAGACGTGGACCCCCATGACGGGTCTGCTCTTCTGGGCACCCCTCGCCCTGCTCGGCTTCCACCCCGCCCTCATCCTCACCCAGCACGCCCTCAGCCTGCTCTACCAGTTCTGGATCCACACCGAGTCCATCGGCCGCATGGGTCCGCTCGAGTGGGTGCTCAACACGCCCTCGCACCACCGCGTCCACCACGGCTCCAACCCGCGCTACCTGGATCGCAACTACGCCGGCATCCTCATCATCTGGGACCGGCTCTTCGGCACCTTCCAGCCCGAGGACGAGCGCCCCGTCTACGGCCTCACCAAGAACATCCAGACGTACAACCCCGTGCGCATCGCCTTCCACGAGTACGCCGCCATCGTCCGCGACGTGCTCCGCCCCAACCCGCTGCGCGTCCGTCTCGGCCTCGTCTTCCGCAACCCCGCCTGGAAGCCGCCGGAGGCCTCAGTCGCGACAGCAGGCGATGGCGCCATCCTGCGAGCGGAAGAAGGCGGTCGTCAGCTCCCGTCCCACCCAGGCGCATAG
- a CDS encoding TetR/AcrR family transcriptional regulator, with protein sequence MSEFSSTAAPRARRTQQERRDSTRLKLLEATVECLVELGYAQATTIAIAQRAGISQGALFKHFPTKAELLAAAVAHLFPRLISEYRDGLDAIPNPDRVSLAIERLWSIYQRPELIAALELYIAARTDAELASALGSVDPPHRRHLHQVARELFPGAASSHPDFDATIELILNAVQGAAVGGVALPANPDHRQMLALLTQLARRTLSSPPQP encoded by the coding sequence ATGTCTGAGTTCTCCTCGACGGCCGCTCCCCGCGCCCGACGCACCCAGCAGGAACGGCGGGACTCCACCCGCCTCAAGCTGCTCGAGGCCACCGTCGAGTGTCTCGTCGAGCTCGGCTACGCCCAGGCGACCACCATCGCCATCGCCCAGCGCGCCGGCATCTCCCAGGGCGCCCTGTTCAAGCACTTCCCCACCAAGGCCGAGCTACTCGCCGCCGCCGTCGCCCACCTCTTCCCCAGGCTCATCTCCGAGTACCGCGACGGTCTCGACGCCATCCCCAATCCGGACCGCGTCTCCCTGGCCATCGAGCGCCTGTGGTCCATCTACCAGCGCCCCGAGCTGATCGCCGCCCTCGAGCTGTACATCGCCGCGCGCACCGACGCGGAGCTCGCCTCGGCCCTCGGATCCGTGGACCCGCCCCACCGCCGCCACCTCCACCAGGTCGCTCGCGAGCTCTTCCCCGGCGCCGCCTCCTCCCACCCCGACTTCGACGCCACCATCGAGCTCATCCTCAACGCCGTCCAGGGTGCCGCCGTCGGCGGCGTCGCCCTCCCCGCCAATCCCGATCACCGCCAGATGCTCGCCCTCCTCACCCAGCTCGCTCGCCGCACCCTCTCCTCTCCACCCCAGCCCTAG
- a CDS encoding GTPase family protein has protein sequence MAQTNEPTFQEIAETIRRLEELLDRVPDPLARDIRQKIAHLRALLLEQRSPNLVLVGRRGSGKSSLINALFGARVAEVGHVKAQTGRGRWFDVHGELGTLSILDTRGIQEGSRPEEADEADTPLDSILDEVRRKAPDALLFLVKSTEVDAAIDADLDVLAQIVSAVEQAHGSRPPLLAVATHCDLLEPKRTDLHHPDSQDPSDLQEKLRHVEAVERQLREKIRSRDELRGELVTVMGVSSYLSWRPDGTIRSDERWRLGELAQVLFRELPEQGRLVLARVTRVRALQEELANALTRAMASLCMGLAVVPIPIADIIPITSAQVSLIVGIAWISGRQLDLKASTEFLAALGVNVGAAFALREAARALIKFVFPGAGSVVSGAVAFAGTLAIGAAARAFFLRGVSAEEARNLFQSTRASAEAHPDRALTDG, from the coding sequence ATGGCCCAAACGAACGAGCCGACGTTCCAGGAGATCGCCGAGACGATCCGCCGCCTGGAGGAGCTGCTGGACCGCGTCCCGGATCCGCTCGCCCGCGACATCCGCCAGAAGATCGCCCACCTGCGCGCCCTCCTGCTCGAACAGCGCTCGCCCAACCTCGTCCTCGTGGGCCGCCGCGGCTCCGGCAAGTCCTCCCTCATCAACGCCCTCTTCGGCGCCCGCGTCGCCGAGGTCGGTCACGTCAAGGCACAGACCGGCCGCGGGCGCTGGTTCGATGTCCACGGCGAGCTCGGCACCCTCTCCATCCTCGACACCCGCGGCATCCAGGAGGGCTCCCGCCCCGAGGAGGCCGATGAGGCCGATACCCCCCTCGACTCCATCCTCGACGAGGTCCGCCGCAAGGCCCCCGACGCCCTCCTCTTCCTCGTCAAGTCCACCGAGGTCGATGCCGCCATCGACGCCGACCTGGATGTGCTCGCGCAGATCGTCTCCGCCGTCGAGCAGGCCCACGGCTCCCGCCCTCCCCTCCTCGCCGTCGCCACCCACTGCGACCTGCTCGAGCCCAAGCGCACCGACCTCCACCACCCCGACTCCCAGGACCCCTCCGACCTCCAGGAGAAGCTCCGCCACGTCGAGGCCGTCGAGCGTCAGCTGCGCGAGAAGATCCGCTCCCGCGATGAGCTGCGCGGCGAGCTCGTCACCGTCATGGGCGTCTCCTCCTACCTGTCCTGGCGCCCCGATGGGACCATCCGCTCCGACGAGCGATGGAGGCTGGGCGAGCTCGCCCAGGTCCTCTTTCGCGAGCTTCCCGAACAGGGCCGGCTCGTCCTCGCCCGTGTGACTCGCGTCCGCGCCCTCCAGGAGGAGCTCGCCAACGCCCTCACCCGCGCCATGGCCTCCCTCTGCATGGGCCTCGCCGTCGTCCCCATCCCCATCGCCGACATCATCCCCATCACCTCCGCACAGGTCAGCCTCATCGTCGGCATCGCGTGGATCTCCGGCCGACAGCTGGACCTCAAGGCCTCCACCGAGTTCCTCGCCGCCCTCGGCGTCAACGTCGGCGCCGCCTTCGCTCTTCGCGAGGCCGCTCGCGCTCTCATCAAGTTCGTTTTTCCTGGCGCGGGGAGTGTCGTCTCCGGGGCTGTTGCCTTCGCCGGGACTCTCGCCATCGGGGCTGCGGCGCGGGCCTTCTTTCTGCGTGGTGTTTCGGCCGAGGAGGCTCGGAACCTGTTCCAGTCCACTCGCGCTTCCGCCGAGGCTCATCCGGACCGGGCTCTGACCGACGGGTGA
- a CDS encoding cyclic peptide export ABC transporter has protein sequence MKLLALLMRESRVAVLLVVFFGLVSGAASGALLWLINGVLTHSTPPGFPVVPGFVACGLVALLARIASQFLLGRVQFGAVFALRARLCRQLLGIPLRHLEEMGTHRLTAMLVDDIRALSDCLGVLPFILVSLAIGAGCLVVLAGLSWPLFLVMSGFLAFGVLSYWLPSAWARKLLFHARDRQDSLFKHLRGLIEGIKELKLHPGRREAFLTECLEPSARDVKRLSTRSHQLYSASGSWGLFLYFAFIGLLLFVLPRFQELDSRVLVGYVLTILYLQEPLNLVLSNLRFLGQGNVALRKLQLLPELDPGAEPTAPLEPEPRGFTRLELVGVTHTYYREQEDTPFTLGPIHLTLRPGELVFLVGGNGSGKTTLAKLLTGLYLPEDGEILLDGVPVVTGAQRARYRQLFSTVFSDFYLFESLLGLARTRSREQVQGYLSRLQLDHKVRISEDGVLSTTALSQGQRKRLALLVAYLEDRPVYVFDEWAADQDPTFRNIFYRELLPDLKRKGKAVLVITHDDRYFPVADRLLHLMSGRLVQPVESSASAPA, from the coding sequence ATGAAGCTCCTCGCCCTGTTGATGCGGGAGTCCCGGGTGGCCGTCCTGCTGGTGGTGTTCTTCGGGCTCGTCTCCGGAGCCGCCAGCGGGGCGTTGCTCTGGCTGATCAACGGCGTGCTCACGCACAGCACGCCCCCGGGCTTCCCGGTGGTGCCCGGCTTCGTGGCCTGCGGGCTGGTCGCGCTGCTGGCGCGAATCGCCTCCCAGTTCCTGCTGGGCCGGGTCCAGTTCGGCGCGGTGTTCGCACTCCGCGCCAGGCTCTGCCGTCAGCTCCTGGGAATCCCGCTGCGTCACCTGGAGGAGATGGGCACGCACCGGCTGACGGCCATGCTCGTGGATGACATCCGTGCGCTGAGCGACTGCCTGGGAGTGCTTCCCTTCATCCTGGTCAGCCTGGCGATCGGCGCCGGCTGTCTCGTCGTCCTGGCCGGGCTGTCGTGGCCCCTCTTCCTCGTCATGTCGGGCTTCCTGGCGTTCGGCGTGCTGAGCTATTGGCTGCCGTCCGCCTGGGCCCGCAAGCTGTTGTTCCACGCGCGAGACCGGCAGGACTCGCTCTTCAAACATCTGCGCGGTCTCATCGAGGGCATCAAGGAGCTGAAGCTGCACCCGGGCCGGCGCGAGGCCTTCCTCACCGAGTGCCTGGAGCCCAGTGCCCGGGACGTGAAGCGCCTGTCCACGCGCAGCCATCAGCTCTACTCCGCCAGCGGGAGCTGGGGGCTGTTCCTGTACTTCGCCTTCATCGGGCTGCTGCTGTTCGTCCTGCCGAGGTTCCAGGAGCTCGACTCGCGCGTCCTGGTGGGGTACGTCCTCACGATCCTCTACCTCCAGGAACCGTTGAACCTGGTGCTGAGCAACCTCCGTTTCCTGGGGCAGGGGAACGTCGCGTTGCGGAAGCTCCAGCTGTTGCCGGAGCTGGACCCGGGCGCGGAGCCGACGGCCCCGCTGGAGCCCGAGCCCCGTGGCTTCACTCGGCTGGAGCTGGTGGGGGTCACTCACACGTACTACCGGGAGCAGGAGGACACTCCCTTCACCCTCGGTCCCATCCACCTGACCTTGAGGCCGGGTGAGCTGGTCTTCCTGGTGGGAGGCAATGGGAGCGGGAAGACCACGCTGGCCAAGCTGCTCACGGGGCTCTACCTCCCGGAAGACGGAGAGATCCTCCTGGATGGAGTCCCTGTCGTCACCGGGGCGCAACGGGCGCGCTATCGCCAGCTCTTCTCCACGGTGTTCTCCGACTTCTACCTGTTCGAGAGCCTGCTGGGCCTGGCCAGGACCCGCTCGCGCGAGCAGGTCCAGGGATACCTGTCGCGGCTGCAGCTCGATCACAAGGTGCGGATCAGCGAGGACGGGGTGCTCTCCACCACCGCGCTCTCTCAGGGGCAGCGCAAGCGGCTCGCCCTGCTCGTGGCCTACCTGGAGGACCGCCCCGTCTACGTGTTCGACGAGTGGGCGGCGGATCAGGATCCCACCTTCCGGAACATCTTCTACCGGGAGCTGCTGCCGGACCTGAAACGCAAGGGCAAGGCGGTCCTCGTCATCACTCACGACGACCGTTATTTCCCGGTGGCCGACCGCCTCCTCCACCTGATGTCCGGCAGGCTCGTCCAACCCGTGGAGAGCAGTGCGTCGGCCCCCGCTTGA